Proteins encoded together in one Amblyomma americanum isolate KBUSLIRL-KWMA chromosome 1, ASM5285725v1, whole genome shotgun sequence window:
- the LOC144133677 gene encoding uncharacterized protein LOC144133677: protein MSAPDYDAQQPGQHQELVVLRADAGHITIARNSGVVVPITQVHHLAPRRVGELMGAEVLQQLFRDLVQAACALPRGPVFDACGAFTSSGLHGVGEDEEELVHLLLALGYIGLCRLTCDRASGGAPAGRLPFVAGVRRYMAALSRQCHRRDRNFCVDTVGLELWHVRRGIMFAMNTQ, encoded by the exons ATGTCTGCTCCTGACTACGACGCACAGCAGCCCGGCCAGCACCAGGAGCTGGTCGTTCTTCGAGCGGATGCCGGGCACATCACTATCGCCCGCAACTCGGGCGTTGTGGTGCCCATCACACAAG TTCATCACCTTGCACCACGACGTGTGGGGGAACTCATGGGAGCAGAAGTTCTCCAACAACTCTTCCGAGACCTCGTCCAGGCAGCGTGCGCTCTCCCCAGAGGCCCTGTCTTCGATGCATGTGGAGCGTTCACGTCGTCCGGCCTCCACGGCGTCGGAGAAGACGAGGAAGAGCTTGTACACCTTCTGCTGGCTCTCGGCTATATAGGACTCTGCCGCCTGACCTGCGATCGAGCCTCCGGCGGTGCGCCTGCTGGGCGTCTACCCTTCGTAGCAGGTGTCCGGCGTTACATGGCCGCCTTGTCAAGACAGTGCCACCGTCGCGACCGAAATTTTTGTGTGGATACAGTGGGCCTTGAGCTGTGGCATGTGCGACGCGGGATCATGTTTGCGATGAACACACAGTGA
- the LOC144113171 gene encoding uncharacterized protein LOC144113171, protein MQPVQVLRLARLLNAPPAQRHSASGARIQRCAPPVQRLSATGTTIARSLPLKNRSGSAERTRESPPQWKLGPAAERTEGSPPQKQKLSTAAEKSWPFVRPRPKCRAIKVLLVSLLAAPMNVVTPGVCPALRSVPVPISASFDWDVDDSLVFLFHHFPAFPHWHPGLAAAVNLIWQQGPTGGILSEGRILKRPLQDVRGTAFWSRDYTFSTPRVHQQN, encoded by the exons ATGCAGCCGGTACAAGTGCTCCGTTTGGCGCGGCTGCTGAACGCACCGCCCGCACAGAGGCACAGCGCCTCCGGCGCCAGGATCCAGCGGTGCGCGCCGCCCGTGCAGAGGCTCAGCGCCACCGGCACCACGATCGCGAGGAGTCTGCCGCTGAAGAACCGTAGCGGCAGTGCCGAGAGGACTCGGGAGAGCCCGCCTCAGTGGAAGCTTGGCCCAGCTGCCGAGAGGACCGAGGGCAGCCCGCCGCAGAAGCAGAAGCTCAGCACCGCCGCCGAGAAGAGCTGGCCGTTCGTGCGGCCGAGGCCGAAATGCAGAGCCATTAAG GTCCTGCTGGTGTCCCTCCTGGCAGCTCCCATGAACGTTGTGACCCCCGGAGTGTGCCCTGCTCTACGGAGTGTGCCAGTACCTATCTCGGCAAGCTTCGACTGGGATGTTGATGATAGTCTGGTGTTCCTGTTTCATCACTTCCCTGCATTTCCACACTGGCACCCAGGTCTGGCAGCAGCTGTGAATCTAATCTGGCAACAAGGACCCACTGGGGGCATATTATCTGAGGGGCGGATACTTAAGCGGCCTCTGCAAGACGTCCGGGGCACAGCATTTTGGTCACGTGATTACACCTTCTCTACGCCCAG